CGCCCGTCCAAATGACTGCGGCCTTCCCTTCGGCATGACTCAGGGCAGGACTGGACGAACCTTTTTGAACACTCCATGATTTTCTTCCAGTGGGTCTCAGTCCTTACATGTTAATGAAAAGGCCAATATTTGAATCATTTAACCGCCCACTTCTGACATGACAGTCCCTTAATCCGATTCTTCACGAACCTTAGCCGCTCTGAATATTCTGAAACAACCGGATGGCGTCCGAAATATTGCCCAAAGGAGAGAACTGTGCTACACCTTGCCTCGTGATGTTCACACATTATTTTCCACCTGCGAAACACCACTTCCTCTCCCTAATCCTGGGAATCATGGTGATGAGCGCCAACACCGGATGTGCCACATCTCAAGTCAATCCCACATTTGAAGTCAACCACATCTACGACGTCTCCCGGCAAAAAGGCATCACATTCGACGATCTGCTCCCCCAACTATTATCCGCCGATGTGATCTATATCGGGGAAGAACATTATACCCCCTCACACCTTGAGGCAGCCCAGACTATCCTGAATGCCCTCCTTGCTCATGACCGGCACCCGGTGCTGGCCATGGAAATGTTTAGTTGGGATGGACAATCCGGGCTAGACCGGTACATTCAAGAATCCGAATTTCCGACAGAACAAATGATAAAAGAATCACAATGGAACACGAATTGGGGTGGGGAGTTTTCAGATTATCAACCGCTGGTGACCTTTGCTAAATCGCATAAACTCAAAATTTTTGGTCTTAACCCGCCACGTCCCCTTGTTCGCCTGGTCGCCACAAAGGGGTTAACCGAAGCCTTGCAAGATCCGGAAATGCGAAAATGGCCAATCCAAGAAATCGTGACCGATAATCCCGCATATGAGCAATTGATCTTTGAACAAATTGAGGCATGCCATCCTGGGTTGCCAAAGCACGTGTATCGCCGAATCTTCGAAGCATCCATCTTCCGGGATGAGGGCATGGCTCAGATTATCGCCAATTACCTCAACACGCGATCCGGGACTGACAGACCGCTGGTGAGTTACACAGGCGGCGGCCATATTCAGTATAAGATCCCTGTCCCTAAGCGAGTTGAACGAAAGCATCCTGGCGTCAAATCCATTACCATTTATCTTGAAGCATGGGATCCCTCCAAAGAACAGGAGGTTCGTTCGGAGATGCAAAACGGCATTGCCGATTTTCTCTGGCTTACCCCTTTGGGGCCCCAAGGCCTTCAGCCCCGTTGCGGCTAACTGTATGTATCACCTAATTATTTGAAAAATGAAGGAAAACCAAGCACATGGGCGACCCAATTATCATTGCACAACAAATCCCTTACGTCCTGGACATGGAACCGGGAACCTATTATTGGTGCCGCTGTGGGCGATCAAAAACCCAGCCGTTTTGTGATGGGTCTCACACCGGAACCGAATTTTCTCCAATCGAGGTGGAACTTAAAGAACCACAAAAGGTGGCTTGGTGTGGGTGCAAGCACAGCAAAAAATCCCCATTCTGCGACGGCACACATTCCAGACTGGAGTCGTAAAATACGGCCCTCGGCTCTTTGAATACTGCCAAAGATATTTTAAGCAATCGCGAGAATTTATGTATTATAAACTAGCATAAAAAATCTAATTATAATTTACTATTCAATGGCTTGCATCACGGAAATAAAATTTACTACAATCCTCAACGATTGTGGGTAGCTGAACTTGTGAGTGGAACGCTATCCCAAAAATAAATTTGTGTAAGAAATTTTCAATGTCCGAAAGTGAGGATTTTCGTATGAGGCGGATTACTAGCTTTCTGAGTGCTTTTCTTGTATTAGCCGCAAATCCAGTCTTTGCCAATGAACCAGGCGGAGGATACGAGGGGATTACGGCCATGTACTATGGAATGATCGGAGTTATCCTGGCTTACGGGGTCTATGACATTTTCTTCAAAAAGTCATAACGCCTCCCGCATTCCAAAACACACCATTTAGAAAATTCCCCTACTTACCCCTCCCCAATCACGGGGAGGGGTAGTAGCTATTCCTTGGCCGTATAACTCGATCCAGTTTTCAGTAAAGGCTCCAATGTTTGGAAAACATTCTGAGCCACTATGGTATAGCCTTCTGCCGTAGGATGAACTCCATCCGCCTGATTTAAGCCGGGTTGAGCGGCCACTCCTTCTAATAAAAATGGAATCAGTGGAAGACTCAATTCCTTGGCCAGCCGTTTATACATTTCAACAAACTCCCCCGTGTAAGCTTCACCATAATTTGGCGGAATGCGCATGCCCGCCAAAATGACCATCACCCCGGCATTCCGCAACCGGTCAATTATGCTACGAAGATTTGCGTAAGTCTGTTCCAGGGGTAAGCCCCGGAGTCCATCATTGACTCCCAATTCTAATATGACAACCGTGGGCCGACTTTTTAAAATCCACTCTACTCGTCGCAATCCTCCCGCTGAGGTTTCTCCGCTAACCCCGGCATTAACCACCTCATAGTGAAATCCACGTTCCTGTAAATGTTTTTCCAATTGAGCCGGATAGGATTCCTCCGATGACACGCCCAATCCCGCCGTTAAGCTATCACCAAAGGCTACGATTTTTGGAAGAGATTCCTCCTTTCGCACCATTGGTTCGGATAAAGATGGTTCGGCCGGGAATTGGGACTGAGAGCCTAACAAGTCGGAACTGCGATTCATGGACTCTGATAGACCGGGTGAAGGACTCTCCTCAGGGCCACACCCCCAGATTCCCAGACAGAAGAGCACGAGGACTGATAGGATGCATGTATGCATAATAGCTGGATAGGATCTCTTATCTCTATTATTCACCATTTGAACCCATTTGTGTAATCAACGTGAATGTTTTTTCATCGTCTACATCCTCTTCGCCCTCTTTGAACGCACAAACTCCAGCATCCCAGCTTCTCATTTCCGTCAATCAACTTGGTATGCAGCTTCAGGCGGGGAGCCATTCCGTCCAGATTTTACAGGACATTTCCTTCGAGGTCTTTACCAATCAGGTGGTTGCTATTGTCGGACCGTCCGGAAGCGGTAAATCAACTCTCCTGGGATTGCTTGCAGGCCTCGACCGACCAACACAGGGGTCTATCCACATTCATCAGACCGACATCACGACTTTAAGCGAGACCGAAATGGCGCACTTTCGACGCAAGCATATTGGCTATGTGTTTCAAGCGTTTCATCTCATTCCCACTCTGACTGCCCTGGAAAATGTGGCACTCCCTTTAGAATTGCAAGGAATATCCACGGGCAACTTACGAGCCAAAACACTGTTACAATCCGTCGGACTCGAACATCGTCTCCACCATTATCCCGTTCAACTCTCTGGTGGTGAACAGCAACGAGTGGCCTTGGCACGCGCCTTTATTGTCCGCCCTCCCCTCCTGCTTGCAGACGAACCCACCGGCAATCTGGATAGCTCAACCGGTGCAATGGTGATTGATCTGCTGTGGGAACTTCATCAACAACACGGCAGCACTCTCGTCTTAGTCACTCACGACATGTCATTGGCCGCTCGCGCACAACGTATCCTAACCTTGCGGGATGGAGCAATGGTGAACGAGACGGCCCCTCCGCTGTTATCCTCCGGCTCAGAGGCATGATCCCCGTTTCTGTCAAACTCGCCTGGCGGGAAATCCAGAGCGCCTGGTCTCGGTTTCTATTTTTATTTCTCTGCATTGCACTTGGTGTCGGCGCCATTGTGGCCGTGGACCTGTTTGCCGTGAATGTCGCACAAGTCATTCTTGGGGATACCCGTGCTCTATTGGGCGGTGATGTCGAGCTATCATGGCGGCGGGCGATTTCTGACAAGGGCCATAAAGTGCTGGACTCCCTCACCGACCGTGACATCGTTCTCTCACACGTGACTGAAATCGCCGCAATGGCGACGGTGAACAACCCTACTCCTCAAGCCGCCCTCCCGAACATGGCTTCTCAATTGGTGGAACTCAAGGCTATAGATTCCGCCTATCCTCTCTATGGGCGGTTGGTAGCGGAGCCTGATCTCCCGACAGCGCAACTGCTGGGTCCGCCTCAATCCGATTGTGGTCGATTGCCGTGCTATGGAGCACTTGTCCAGGAATCCTTGCTGATCCGGCTCAATTTGACCGTTGGCAGCGAGCTGCAGATTGGCCAAGGAAACTTCCTTATTACCGCCCTATTAAAAAAAGAACCCGACAAAATTGCCAATGGATTTAGTTTGGGGCCACGGGTCATGATTTCCCAGGAGGCGCTCAAGGCCACCGGATTGATCCAAACC
Above is a window of Candidatus Nitrospira neomarina DNA encoding:
- a CDS encoding CDGSH iron-sulfur domain-containing protein, translating into MGDPIIIAQQIPYVLDMEPGTYYWCRCGRSKTQPFCDGSHTGTEFSPIEVELKEPQKVAWCGCKHSKKSPFCDGTHSRLES
- a CDS encoding ABC transporter ATP-binding protein; this translates as MQLQAGSHSVQILQDISFEVFTNQVVAIVGPSGSGKSTLLGLLAGLDRPTQGSIHIHQTDITTLSETEMAHFRRKHIGYVFQAFHLIPTLTALENVALPLELQGISTGNLRAKTLLQSVGLEHRLHHYPVQLSGGEQQRVALARAFIVRPPLLLADEPTGNLDSSTGAMVIDLLWELHQQHGSTLVLVTHDMSLAARAQRILTLRDGAMVNETAPPLLSSGSEA
- a CDS encoding ChaN family lipoprotein, whose product is MSANTGCATSQVNPTFEVNHIYDVSRQKGITFDDLLPQLLSADVIYIGEEHYTPSHLEAAQTILNALLAHDRHPVLAMEMFSWDGQSGLDRYIQESEFPTEQMIKESQWNTNWGGEFSDYQPLVTFAKSHKLKIFGLNPPRPLVRLVATKGLTEALQDPEMRKWPIQEIVTDNPAYEQLIFEQIEACHPGLPKHVYRRIFEASIFRDEGMAQIIANYLNTRSGTDRPLVSYTGGGHIQYKIPVPKRVERKHPGVKSITIYLEAWDPSKEQEVRSEMQNGIADFLWLTPLGPQGLQPRCG
- a CDS encoding arylesterase — encoded protein: MNRSSDLLGSQSQFPAEPSLSEPMVRKEESLPKIVAFGDSLTAGLGVSSEESYPAQLEKHLQERGFHYEVVNAGVSGETSAGGLRRVEWILKSRPTVVILELGVNDGLRGLPLEQTYANLRSIIDRLRNAGVMVILAGMRIPPNYGEAYTGEFVEMYKRLAKELSLPLIPFLLEGVAAQPGLNQADGVHPTAEGYTIVAQNVFQTLEPLLKTGSSYTAKE